The DNA window TCCTTTTCTGACCTCACAGTTCTCTTTTTTGGACATAcatgcatgcatacatacatgcatataTGTGCCTATAGAAAGGAGTTTATTACAGCCTCAGAATAGTATCAGTTCGGCAGACACACAAATCCAAGCATTGGGATCAGATCGGTGTTGAGAGCTGATCCTGTCATCTACTCCATATCCTTTACATTGACACAGACCAACGACTGTCTGTGTCAATGTAAAGTGCGAGGCTATATGTCTCCAGCCGTCCACATCAATGGTAGTCACAATGTTCAAGTCAAAGGCAGCTGCACTTCGTGTGATCCAGCAATGACAATTAAGAGAAATTGGATGGACAAAGTAATCAGATATTGTTCTAACAGTTATCAGATATTGTTCTGGAGGTTGCAGGAGATTcttgaaataaataatttttcCAATCTAACGGGAGCATCTTGATGGGGATTCTTGATGCACATGGTCACACAATTGCCCATGTTTGGTGACCATGGATACAAACTCATAGATGtaacaaattacattttttaccATTGATGTGTTCCACTTGATCCTGTTTTCCTCACATGCACTCCACAAAccaccaaaataaaattaaaaaatcatatttattatatatcTAGTAACATCAGGGTAACACTAACAAAACATCTGGGCAGACTGATTATTTTAGCAAAATACATAGTTTCTAAACATTGATGAAGCTTTGCTTCTGTTCATTTCCAGACTAGGACCTGACCTTCTGTCTTATAGCTGGGAAATCTTTAATATATGTTGTGTATTTGCAGGAACTTGAGGAGATCCGTAAGTCTGGAATGAAAAACTTCAGAAACATTCAAGTTGAGGAATCAAACCTATTGTCATGGCAAGGACTCATCGTCCCTGTAAGTGCTTTAAGGCACGATtacatatatactgtagctaCCAAAGTTTGTTTAACAAACAtcctctgctctcttccagGACAACCCTCCTTATGACAAAGGTGCTTTCAGAATTGAAATAATTTTCCCCACTGAATACCCATTTAAGCCCCCCAAGATCACCTTCAAGACAAAGATTTATCACCCCAACATTGATGAGAAGGGCCAGGTATGTTTGCCCGTGATCAGTGCAGAGAACTGGAAGCCTGCCACCAAAACTGACCAAGGTGGGTACGTCGGTGCGTCCGTGCTGCACCTGAACCTTTTCATACCGAGCAGATGGAAATGTCACAGTCCGAGTGTCGGTTCCGTTCCTGTCAAAGATTAAATGTGTTCATTAAGGCCCCGAGCCTGAGGCATTTAGAgcccagctcctcacagctgaaGGTTGTTATGTACTTGGCGGGGACATGCTGCACTGTCGCCTTAGTtgtatttccattaaaagaatTGCCAGTATAAACGACATTCATCTGAGTACAACTGGTGTATAGAAACTAATATACCTGTAGAGACTTGAGCTTGTCTAAAACTATACTCAGCCAGCTCATCTATCCCCACGCTTGTCATCGTTTTGCTCTAAACGTAACCACTGAGAATAATATTCCAacgttgtgtgtttgttgttttgcagtaATTCAGTCCCTCATTGCACTGGTGAATGACCCCCAGCCAGAACATCCCCTGAGGGCAGATTTAGCAGAAGAATACTCAAAAGACCGTAAAAAATTCTTGAAGAATGCTGAAGAGTTTACAAAGAAACATGGTGAAAAGCGGCCAATGGACTGAGCACCCGATGAGATCACCTATAAGCCCCATCTCACTCGCTCAATCAAATGTCATGTTTCTGTCACCTCTACTGTCCCTCCCCTCACTCGGTCTTCTTGCTCACCCCTTCCACCCCTTTCTTCCCACCCTCACTTGTCCTCCCTGCACATGGCAGTTGGAGGGCAGCATCCTTTTGCATCCAGGACTCTCTGAGAACCAGACAGctttctctcccttctcctcttcctcctcagccatgAGTCTCCTTCTTGTCCTTCCTTaatgctgaaaacaaaaagctCTGGAACTGTCCACACGACAAGTTAGATGCAAATATTCAGTAATGTTAACTTTCTTCTGTATCAGTCACTCGTGTTAAATAGCCCTATTCCCTAGAATTGTTTTTCTGAAGTATTTAATTTTTGCAGAGCAGGAAATGGTTTGATTTTTCATCCTATCCTTCATTATCACCAGTGATCTTTTAATCAAATAAAAGTGACTGAAAGAAGTTGTAGATAGGACCTGTAGGTGTGTGCTGACTGATCTACTTTCCTTACTCACCTACTTCTGTACTTCTTTTCCGAAATTACAGAATATAAACGACTTGcactgttgtttctgttgaCTATAATTTGGACAATTGTAGTGTGAAATCAGTGCAAACACTTCTGGTGTCGCATTCAAAATTCAggttttagaaaaataaaagacaaatggcTCCTTCCACTGGTGCTCCACTGCATTAAAGGATTCTTAGTTTCACTCATCATGAGCTAATGTCCAAATTCTATCATTTTGGTTCAGCCCTGAGAAAACT is part of the Takifugu rubripes chromosome 21, fTakRub1.2, whole genome shotgun sequence genome and encodes:
- the LOC101067868 gene encoding ubiquitin-conjugating enzyme E2 L3 — its product is MNVCAAADGWSSARQPRCILGTHNKMSASRRLAKELEEIRKSGMKNFRNIQVEESNLLSWQGLIVPDNPPYDKGAFRIEIIFPTEYPFKPPKITFKTKIYHPNIDEKGQVCLPVISAENWKPATKTDQVIQSLIALVNDPQPEHPLRADLAEEYSKDRKKFLKNAEEFTKKHGEKRPMD